GCTTTCTATATAAAAAATTGAAATGTTTGGATAGTGAAAAAGATACATATAAAACCATTTTAAAACCCTCCAAAGAAGTACTTTTTAAAGAAAAAGGAAGTAAGTTTTTTGGATATGCGTTTCCTGTTACTTCGGAAGAAAATATAAAGGAACACCTTGACGCGCTCAAAAAACAGCATCACAGCGCCCGACACTGGTGCTACGCATGGCAGTTGGGCAAAGGGTACGAACACTACCGCGCAAACGACGACGGCGAACCTTCTAACAGTGCAGGTATGCCTATTTACGGCCAATTACAGTCTTTTGATGTTACAAATATTCTGGTTGTGGTTGTGCGATATTTTGGCGGCACAAAATTGGGGGTGGGCGGATTAATCCAAGCGTATAAAACTACTGCGCAAATGGCTTTGGAAACTTGCAAAATTTTAAAAAGAACCATCGACGAATCCTATGTGTTAAAATTTGAATACCCCGAAATGAATACCGTAATGCGAATTATAAAAGATGAAGATTTAAAATTGATAAATCAAAAAATGGAGCTTAGTTGTGAATTTGAAATTGCAGTTCGGAAAAAAGATGCGGAACGTATTTTTGAGCTATTTAAAAATACGTACAAAGTAACCATCAAACAATTAACGGATTAATTAATCTTCTTTTAATTTTTCAAGTAAATAATCGGGAGCTTTCATTAGCTTTTTGGTAGTGCTATTTACAAAAACCAAAATTGTGGTTGCCGTAACCAACAGTTGTTTGGATTGATTATAAATTTCGTACTCAAACTCAATTTTTACTGTAGGAATTTGCTTCAAAGTTGTCTTTACGGTTATTATATCGTCGTAATAGGCAGGGCGTTTATAATCTATATTTAAATGCACTACAGGAAGATGTACATTGTTGGCTTCCATCCATTTATAGCTAAAACCAAGG
This region of Aequorivita marisscotiae genomic DNA includes:
- a CDS encoding acyl-CoA thioesterase, which gives rise to MKKTFTDIRVRYGETDQMGVVYYGNYAQYLEQGRTEWLRALGFSYKWMEANNVHLPVVHLNIDYKRPAYYDDIITVKTTLKQIPTVKIEFEYEIYNQSKQLLVTATTILVFVNSTTKKLMKAPDYLLEKLKED
- a CDS encoding IMPACT family protein, with product MDSEKDTYKTILKPSKEVLFKEKGSKFFGYAFPVTSEENIKEHLDALKKQHHSARHWCYAWQLGKGYEHYRANDDGEPSNSAGMPIYGQLQSFDVTNILVVVVRYFGGTKLGVGGLIQAYKTTAQMALETCKILKRTIDESYVLKFEYPEMNTVMRIIKDEDLKLINQKMELSCEFEIAVRKKDAERIFELFKNTYKVTIKQLTD